CATTCAGCCGGTAGAAGAGGTCCTCCCGGAACCTGCCGGCCTGGATTTCCTCGGAGAGATTCTTGTTCGTGGCGGCGACAATCCGCGCATCGACCTGGACCGTGCGCGTGCCCCCCAGCCGCTCGATCTCGCCCGTTTCGATCGCGCGAAGAAACTTGGCCTGGGTCTCGAGGCTCATGTCGCCGACCTCGTCCAGAAAGAGCGTTCCCCGATCGGAGGCCTCGAGGCGCCCGCGTTTCATCTGCCCCGCCCCGGTGAAGGCCCCCTTCTCGTATCCGAAAAGCTCGCTCTCGACCAGATCCTTGGGGAGCGCGGCGCAGTTCAGCTTTTCGAAAGGACCCCGGCTCCGGGGGCTCGCGCGGTGGATCGCGCGCGCCACGAGCTCTTTTCCGGATCCGCTCTCCCCGGTGATGAGCACCTTCGCCTCGCTGGGCGCCACCTTGGCGACCTCGGCGCGCACCTGGTCCATCGCACGGCTTTCCCCGATCATCGCGTCGGCCGCGCCCGCGAGACTCCGGAGCGACTCGTTCTCGCGCTTGAGCTCACGCAGCTCGAGCGCGCGCTCGACCGTGACGTTCAGACGGTCGGGGCCGAACGGCTTCTCCACGAAATCGGCCGCCCCCATGCGCGTGGCGCGCACCGCCTCCTCGATGGTGCCGTGGCCCGACATGATGACCACGGGGAGATCGGGGCTCAGAGCCTTGGCCGACTCGAGCAGATGGAGTCCGTCCTTTCCGGGGAGGCGAAGATCGGTCAGCAAGAGATCGACACGCTCCTTCGAAAGCACCGATTCGGCGTCCTCGGCGCTCTGCGCGG
This sequence is a window from Candidatus Eisenbacteria bacterium. Protein-coding genes within it:
- a CDS encoding sigma-54-dependent Fis family transcriptional regulator → MSQSSRTRVLVVDDEPSVLLEISGALKRHYEVVTAQSAEDAESVLSKERVDLLLTDLRLPGKDGLHLLESAKALSPDLPVVIMSGHGTIEEAVRATRMGAADFVEKPFGPDRLNVTVERALELRELKRENESLRSLAGAADAMIGESRAMDQVRAEVAKVAPSEAKVLITGESGSGKELVARAIHRASPRSRGPFEKLNCAALPKDLVESELFGYEKGAFTGAGQMKRGRLEASDRGTLFLDEVGDMSLETQAKFLRAIETGEIERLGGTRTVQVDARIVAATNKNLSEEIQAGRFREDLFYRLNVVPIHVQPLRARREDIPLLITHFMGRFGQEHGRSMRRIAKEAVERLTRYSWPGNVRELKNLIERLLIMTEGETIGLREVEAALPPDAEEEPVSEIRAARDRAERDAILATLRQCSWNVTEAAKRLGMDRGYLHRKIKRYGLVRDAQTS